One stretch of Gouania willdenowi chromosome 16, fGouWil2.1, whole genome shotgun sequence DNA includes these proteins:
- the irx2a gene encoding iroquois-class homeodomain protein IRX-2a: MSYPQGYLYQPPGSLALYSCPAYGASALAAPRNEDLTRSSSGSAFSPYPGSAAFTASAGAGFSSPLSYSADPTTGFPSYMSSPYDAHTAGMAGALSYHPYGSPGYPYQLNDPAYRKNATRDATTTLKAWLQEHRKNPYPTKGEKIMLAIITKMTLTQVSTWFANARRRLKKENKMTWAPRNKSEDEDEEDGDGERKEVERSDKTQDNSETSAEDEGISLHVDTLTDHSCSAESDGEKMSIVADLRSLQPGDKCDEDTEDQTRDHRVPLSPKAVTSSPLMGVEAPVLSHHHHHLHHLQHLHNQREELTRQSSSSSNSNSNIVAAKSSSSCVDLRPSAPAQQNPTVKPKLWSLAEIATSDQKQQQHQKQQQPGQPHCPSSSGGLLTPPTPSTTTPTASPPSLYAPPSILGRQIYYSSPFYSNYTNYGNFSPLQGQGILRYTNSSGVSLAAAAAAAAAAANEGLGLGLGLSTHHKHRPDSPLGKNNPNQIVPVEQQQFRAANLEAKKGT; encoded by the exons ATGTCATATCCTCAGGGTTACCTCTACCAGCCCCCGGGCTCCTTGGCTCTTTACTCATGTCCTGCTTACGGGGCCTCAGCTCTGGCTGCCCCGCGTAATGAGGACCTGACGAGGTCGTCCTCTGGCTCAGCCTTCAGTCCTTACCCCGGCTCCGCTGCTTTCACCGCCTCAGCCGGCGCAGGCTTCTCCAGTCCGCTGTCATACTccgctgatccaaccacgggaTTCCCATCTTACATG TCCTCGCCTTATGACGCGCACACCGCGGGCATGGCTGGAGCTCTGAGCTACCATCCGTACGGTAGTCCTGGGTATCCGTACCAACTCAATGACCCTGCTTACCGCAAAAACGCCACCAGGGACGCCACGACCACACTGAAGGCCTGGCTGCAGGAGCACAGGAAAAACCCGTACCCGACAAAAGGAGAGAAGATCATGCTGGCCATCATCACCAAAATGACCCTGACACAGGTCTCCACGTGGTTCGCCAACGCCAGGAGGAGACTCAAGAAGGAGAACAAGATGACCTGGGCGCCGAGGAATAAGAGCGAGGACGAGGATGAAGAGGACGGGGATGGAGAGAGGAAGGAGGTGGAGAGATCGGACAAAACCCAGGACAACAGCGAGACTTCGGCAGAGGATGAAG GCATCAGCCTACACGTAGACACTCTGACGGACCACTCCTGCTCCGCAGAGTCTGACGGGGAGAAGATGAGCATCGTGGCCGATTTAAGATCACTACAGCCCGGCGATAAATGCGACGAGGACACCGAGGACCAGACCCGTGATCACCGAGTCCCACTATCACCCAAAGCGGTCACATCCTCGCCTCTAATGGGAGTAGAAGCCCCAGTCCTCagccaccatcaccaccacctccATCATCTCCAGCACCTTCACAACCAAAGGGAGGAGTTGACCCggcaaagcagcagcagcagcaacagcaacagcaacattGTCGCTGCTAAATCGTCCTCATCGTGCGTTGACCTCAGGCCGAGTGCGCCTGCGCAACAGAACCCTACAGTGAAACCCAAATTGTGGTCGCTGGCGGAGATTGCTACCTCGGATCAaaagcagcagcaacatcaaaaacaacaacaaccggGGCAACCGCATTGCCCCTCCTCCAGCGGTGGACTTCTCACCCCCCCAACGCCTTCCACGACGACCCCAACTGCCAGCCCCCCTTCCCTGTACGCGCCCCCCTCCATCCTTGGAAGACAGATTTATTACTCCTCTCCCTTTTATAGCAATTACACAAACTATGGCAACTTTAGCCCCCTGCAGGGCCAAGGCATCCTGCGGTATACCAATTCATCCGGAGTGAGTCTGGCTGCAGCCGCTGCCGCTGCCGCCGCTGCAGCCAACGAGGGACTGGGACTGGGACTGGGATTGAGCACCCACCACAAGCACAGGCCAGACTCCCCCCTAGGTAAAAATAACCCAAACCAGATTGTCCCTGTCGAGCAGCAGCAGTTCAGAGCCGCAAATTTAGAAGCAAAGAAAGGTACGTAA